A genomic region of Microbacterium schleiferi contains the following coding sequences:
- the rplM gene encoding 50S ribosomal protein L13, producing MTRTFTPKAGEIQREWLVIDATDVVLGRLASHAAALLRGKHKATFAPHVDTGDHVIIINAEKVALTGQKLEKKMAYRHSGYPGGLKAVAYGELLEKNPARAVEKAIRGMLPKNSLGRQQLSKLKVYAGAEHPHAAQQPKTYTLDQVAQ from the coding sequence GTGACGCGCACATTCACCCCCAAGGCTGGCGAAATCCAGCGCGAATGGCTCGTGATCGACGCCACCGACGTCGTTCTCGGCCGTCTCGCCTCCCACGCCGCAGCGCTCCTGCGCGGCAAGCACAAGGCGACCTTCGCCCCCCACGTTGACACCGGTGACCACGTCATCATCATCAACGCCGAAAAGGTCGCCCTCACCGGCCAGAAGCTCGAGAAGAAGATGGCTTACCGCCACTCCGGTTACCCGGGCGGCCTCAAGGCTGTCGCGTACGGCGAGCTGCTCGAGAAGAACCCGGCCCGCGCCGTCGAGAAGGCCATCCGCGGCATGCTCCCCAAGAACAGCCTGGGTCGCCAGCAGCTGTCCAAGCTGAAGGTCTATGCCGGTGCCGAGCACCCGCACGCCGCTCAGCAGCCCAAGACATACACGCTCGACCAGGTCGCCCAGTAA